One genomic window of Moorella glycerini includes the following:
- the rpmA gene encoding 50S ribosomal protein L27, producing the protein MDLQLFAHKKGVGSSRNGRDSEAKRLGVKRQDGQFVKAGNILVRQRGTRIHPGRNVGIGKDDTLFALIDGVVHFERKGREKKQVSVYAS; encoded by the coding sequence ATGGATTTACAGCTTTTTGCCCATAAAAAAGGTGTAGGTAGTTCCCGGAACGGCCGCGATAGTGAGGCCAAACGCCTGGGAGTAAAAAGACAGGACGGCCAGTTTGTTAAGGCCGGCAATATCCTGGTGCGCCAGCGTGGTACCAGGATCCACCCGGGCCGCAACGTCGGCATTGGCAAAGACGATACCCTTTTTGCCCTGATTGACGGCGTAGTCCATTTTGAACGCAAAGGACGCGAGAAGAAGCAGGTCAGCGTTTATGCCAGCTAA
- a CDS encoding Spo0B domain-containing protein gives MTWQAAAVVSLLRWQRHDILNHLQVISGYLQLQKSDRALSYLQEVIVQLEQVGGLMRLKQPDLALASLLKMEQAAAQGITLTIAVHTMMENLAVDDKVALTLWEAAWDLALALAGEGNAVQVSLTEVEEGYYLSFKAAVPAIVPAGAANHLADLTGRHQVPFTWEPDKGKMGLLLRKQ, from the coding sequence ATGACCTGGCAGGCCGCAGCAGTGGTATCTTTGCTACGCTGGCAAAGACACGATATCCTGAATCACCTCCAGGTGATCTCCGGTTATCTCCAGCTGCAAAAAAGTGACCGGGCTTTATCATATTTGCAAGAGGTTATCGTCCAGCTGGAGCAGGTGGGCGGGCTCATGCGCCTGAAACAACCCGACCTGGCCCTGGCCAGCCTTCTCAAAATGGAACAGGCCGCCGCCCAGGGCATAACCTTAACAATAGCCGTACATACCATGATGGAGAACCTGGCTGTGGATGATAAAGTGGCCCTCACCCTCTGGGAGGCCGCCTGGGACCTGGCCCTGGCCCTGGCCGGTGAGGGGAATGCCGTCCAGGTGAGCCTGACTGAGGTGGAGGAAGGCTATTACCTGTCCTTTAAAGCAGCAGTACCGGCAATCGTACCTGCCGGTGCAGCAAACCACCTGGCCGACCTGACCGGCCGCCACCAGGTGCCCTTCACCTGGGAACCGGATAAGGGAAAAATGGGACTGCTCTTGAGGAAACAGTAA
- the obgE gene encoding GTPase ObgE, protein MFYDEAKIYVRGGDGGNGVVAFRREKYVPRGGPSGGDGGRGGSVILEADASLRTLVDFRYRSHYRAERGQHGQGKNKHGRSAPDLILRVPVGVVVRDAATGQVLADLVEDGQRVVVAAGGRGGRGNARFVSPTDRAPAFAEKGEPGEERWLLLELKLLADVGLIGMPNAGKSTLLSRISAARPKIADYPFTTLTPVLGVVRVDEENSFVVADIPGLIEGAHQGAGLGLKFLRHIERTRVLVHVLDVSLPAEEVLYNWQAVNKELEHYNPELARRPQVIAANKMDIPGGEAKVAYLKEHLGEAYYIFPIAAATGAGLAALLYHLADMLKNLPPLAPLLEPGEEKVTTFAPEEITVTREGNVFLVKNREIERRVAMTYLDNAEAVRRLQVYLQHRGLDAALHRAGVFPGATVRIGKYEFEYREEG, encoded by the coding sequence TTGTTCTACGACGAAGCTAAAATTTACGTGCGCGGCGGCGACGGCGGTAATGGCGTCGTCGCCTTCCGGAGGGAGAAATATGTCCCCCGCGGTGGCCCCAGCGGCGGCGACGGCGGCCGCGGCGGCAGCGTAATACTGGAAGCCGATGCGTCCTTAAGAACCCTGGTCGATTTCCGCTATCGCTCCCATTACCGGGCCGAGCGGGGCCAGCACGGCCAGGGGAAAAATAAACACGGCCGCAGTGCCCCGGATCTCATCCTCCGGGTCCCGGTAGGGGTGGTAGTAAGGGATGCCGCTACCGGACAGGTCCTTGCCGACCTGGTCGAGGACGGCCAGCGAGTCGTGGTGGCGGCCGGCGGCCGGGGCGGCCGGGGGAATGCCCGTTTTGTCTCGCCGACGGACCGGGCGCCTGCTTTTGCCGAAAAAGGCGAACCCGGCGAGGAACGCTGGCTACTCCTGGAATTAAAGCTCCTGGCTGATGTCGGCCTCATCGGCATGCCCAATGCCGGCAAGTCAACCCTGCTTTCCCGTATATCCGCCGCCCGGCCCAAGATTGCCGACTACCCCTTTACCACCCTGACCCCGGTTCTTGGCGTAGTGCGGGTAGACGAAGAAAACTCTTTTGTAGTGGCCGACATACCCGGCTTGATCGAAGGTGCCCACCAGGGCGCCGGCCTGGGATTAAAGTTTTTACGCCACATCGAGCGCACCAGGGTCCTGGTCCACGTTCTGGACGTATCTTTACCGGCAGAAGAGGTCCTGTATAACTGGCAGGCTGTCAATAAAGAGCTGGAACACTATAACCCGGAACTGGCCCGGCGGCCCCAGGTAATTGCCGCCAACAAAATGGACATCCCCGGCGGGGAAGCAAAAGTGGCTTATCTTAAAGAACATCTGGGCGAGGCTTACTACATTTTTCCCATAGCAGCTGCCACCGGTGCCGGCCTTGCGGCCCTCCTTTACCACCTGGCAGACATGCTCAAAAACTTGCCACCGCTAGCACCTTTACTGGAACCAGGGGAAGAAAAGGTGACAACCTTTGCCCCGGAAGAGATAACAGTAACCAGGGAAGGTAATGTTTTCCTGGTCAAAAATAGAGAAATCGAGCGGCGGGTGGCCATGACCTACCTGGATAACGCCGAAGCCGTCCGCCGCCTGCAGGTTTACCTGCAGCACAGGGGCCTTGATGCCGCCCTGCACCGGGCCGGCGTCTTCCCCGGTGCTACTGTAAGAATAGGTAAATATGAATTTGAGTATAGGGAAGAGGGGTAA
- the proB gene encoding glutamate 5-kinase codes for MTERECREALQQVRRLVVKVGTSTLTHKTGKLNLERMERLVRELVDQVNAGRQVVLVTSGAVGAGMGRLGLKEKPRTLPEKQAAAAVGQGLLMHMYEKFFSDYGLLVAQVLLTRDDLADRRRYLNSRHTLATLLHLGVIPIVNENDTVAVDEIRVGDNDTLSALVAGLVDADILILLTDTGGLFTANPRNHKDASLLHCVTEITPEIEALAGGAGSTWSTGGMATKLQAARLATSFGIPVVITSGLEGGKIGAVLRGEEVGTIFIPREHRTHTRKRWLAYGPAAQGQVQVDGGAVRAICQGGKSLLPGGVVAVYGDFDQGAIISIIDPDGKEIARGMSNYPAAAIRRIQGRKTKEIVEILGYKDYDEIVHRDNLIVLA; via the coding sequence TTGACGGAGAGGGAGTGCCGCGAGGCTCTACAACAGGTCCGCAGGCTGGTAGTTAAAGTAGGCACCAGCACCCTGACCCACAAAACAGGCAAGTTAAACCTGGAACGCATGGAGCGCCTGGTCCGGGAACTGGTGGACCAGGTCAATGCCGGCCGCCAGGTAGTGCTGGTTACTTCCGGGGCCGTGGGGGCCGGCATGGGTCGCCTGGGACTGAAGGAAAAACCCAGGACACTGCCGGAAAAGCAGGCCGCCGCCGCTGTGGGCCAGGGCTTGCTCATGCACATGTATGAAAAATTCTTTAGCGATTACGGCCTGCTGGTGGCCCAGGTCCTCTTAACCCGGGACGACCTGGCCGACCGCCGCCGTTACCTCAATTCCCGCCACACCCTGGCCACCCTGTTACACCTGGGCGTGATACCCATAGTCAATGAAAATGATACCGTGGCCGTAGACGAAATACGGGTTGGTGATAATGACACCCTGTCGGCCCTGGTGGCCGGCCTGGTTGACGCCGATATTTTAATCCTGCTGACGGATACCGGCGGCCTTTTTACCGCCAACCCCCGTAACCACAAAGATGCCTCTTTACTCCATTGTGTTACAGAAATTACGCCGGAGATAGAAGCCCTGGCCGGGGGGGCCGGTTCTACCTGGTCCACCGGCGGTATGGCCACCAAGCTCCAGGCCGCGCGGCTGGCCACCAGCTTCGGCATCCCGGTAGTGATCACCAGCGGGCTGGAGGGTGGAAAAATCGGCGCCGTCCTCCGCGGGGAAGAGGTAGGTACCATCTTTATCCCCCGGGAACACCGCACCCATACTCGCAAGCGCTGGCTGGCCTACGGGCCGGCCGCCCAGGGCCAGGTCCAGGTGGATGGCGGGGCCGTCAGGGCCATCTGCCAGGGTGGAAAAAGCCTCTTACCGGGGGGTGTGGTGGCCGTTTACGGCGACTTTGACCAGGGAGCTATTATCAGTATTATCGATCCGGACGGCAAGGAAATTGCCCGGGGTATGTCCAACTACCCGGCCGCAGCCATTCGCCGTATCCAGGGCAGGAAAACGAAGGAGATTGTCGAAATCTTAGGCTATAAAGATTACGATGAAATTGTGCACCGGGATAACTTAATCGTTTTAGCTTAG
- a CDS encoding glutamate-5-semialdehyde dehydrogenase: protein MNVAAEVQAKGKLAREAARTLANLNTARKNEALLAMARALEEEKDFILAANARDMAAGKEKGLSRAMLDRLLLNERRIQDMAVGLRELVALPDPVGEVTSMWTRPNGLQIGRLRVPLGVIGIIYEARPNVTVDAAGLCLKTGNAVILRGGSEAFNSNRALTQVISRAAAAAGMPEGAIQLIETTDREAVNLLLRANDYLDVLIPRGGAGLIRTVVENATVPVIETGVGNCHVYVDAAADVEMARNIVINAKTQRPGVCNAMETLLVHEKVAAAFLPSLAEALKERGVVLRGCERTRELVPWAEAATEEDWATEYLDLILAVRVVDSLEAALEHIHTYGTKHSEAIVTSDYQTAREFLARVDAAAVYVNASTRFTDGYEFGFGAEIGISTQKLHARGPMGPEQLTTFKYIIFGSGQIRQ from the coding sequence ATGAATGTAGCCGCAGAAGTGCAGGCTAAGGGTAAGCTGGCCAGGGAAGCAGCGCGTACCCTGGCTAATTTAAACACGGCCAGGAAAAATGAAGCCCTGCTGGCCATGGCCCGGGCCCTGGAGGAGGAAAAGGATTTCATCCTGGCGGCCAATGCCCGGGATATGGCTGCCGGCAAAGAAAAGGGCCTTTCCCGGGCCATGCTGGACCGCCTCCTGTTAAACGAGCGGCGCATTCAGGACATGGCCGTTGGTTTGCGGGAACTGGTAGCGTTGCCCGACCCGGTGGGCGAAGTTACTTCCATGTGGACGCGGCCCAACGGCCTGCAGATTGGCCGGTTGCGGGTGCCCCTGGGGGTGATCGGCATTATCTATGAAGCCCGGCCCAACGTGACTGTAGATGCGGCGGGCCTGTGCCTGAAAACCGGTAATGCCGTTATCCTGCGCGGAGGCTCGGAGGCCTTTAATTCCAACCGGGCCCTGACCCAGGTCATCAGCCGGGCGGCAGCGGCCGCCGGCATGCCGGAGGGGGCCATCCAGTTAATTGAGACCACCGACCGCGAAGCCGTCAACCTGCTGCTGCGGGCCAATGATTACCTGGATGTCCTGATTCCCCGGGGAGGCGCCGGCCTCATCCGCACGGTGGTGGAGAACGCTACGGTGCCGGTGATTGAGACGGGTGTGGGCAACTGCCATGTCTACGTCGATGCCGCAGCCGACGTGGAGATGGCCAGAAACATTGTAATCAATGCCAAGACCCAGCGTCCCGGCGTCTGCAACGCCATGGAAACCTTGCTGGTCCACGAAAAGGTGGCGGCTGCTTTCCTGCCTTCCCTGGCGGAGGCCTTGAAGGAAAGGGGGGTTGTCTTGCGGGGATGCGAACGCACCCGGGAACTTGTCCCCTGGGCGGAAGCAGCTACCGAAGAAGACTGGGCTACCGAATACCTGGACCTGATCCTGGCCGTCCGGGTGGTCGACAGCTTGGAAGCGGCCCTGGAGCACATCCATACCTACGGCACCAAACATTCGGAGGCTATCGTCACCAGCGATTACCAGACGGCGCGGGAATTCCTGGCCCGGGTGGACGCCGCCGCCGTTTACGTCAATGCTTCCACCCGCTTTACCGACGGTTATGAATTCGGTTTCGGGGCGGAAATCGGCATCAGCACCCAGAAGCTCCATGCCCGTGGCCCCATGGGCCCGGAGCAGCTCACAACTTTTAAGTATATTATCTTTGGTAGTGGACAGATCCGTCAGTAA
- the nadD gene encoding nicotinate-nucleotide adenylyltransferase: protein MTASNNYRRVGIMGGTFDPIHFGHLVTAEAARWEFALEKVVFVPSGRPPHKKDYRVSDPEHRYQMTVLATASNPYFEVSRSEIDREGYSYTVDTVYEFRRFYGPEVQLFFITGADAILEILTWKDVDRLLQECHFIAATRPGFQLNRLGESRTMLPVEGRHRIHLIEVPALAISSTDIRWRVQNKKPIKYLLPEAVEDYIHCQGLYRPRDCGI from the coding sequence ATGACGGCATCAAACAATTACCGGCGGGTAGGTATTATGGGTGGGACCTTTGACCCCATTCATTTCGGTCACCTGGTAACGGCCGAAGCCGCCCGTTGGGAATTTGCCCTGGAAAAGGTGGTCTTTGTCCCTTCCGGGCGACCTCCCCATAAAAAGGACTACCGGGTCAGTGACCCGGAACACCGCTACCAGATGACGGTCCTGGCTACGGCCAGCAACCCTTACTTTGAAGTATCCCGGAGCGAGATTGACCGGGAGGGTTATTCCTATACCGTCGATACCGTATATGAGTTTCGCCGCTTTTACGGCCCGGAAGTCCAGCTTTTCTTTATTACCGGTGCCGACGCCATCCTGGAGATCTTGACGTGGAAGGATGTCGACAGGCTCCTCCAAGAGTGCCATTTTATTGCCGCCACGCGCCCCGGTTTTCAGTTGAACCGGCTAGGGGAGTCCAGAACCATGTTACCGGTTGAGGGTAGGCACCGTATTCATCTCATTGAAGTCCCAGCTCTGGCCATATCATCTACTGATATCCGCTGGCGAGTACAAAATAAAAAACCAATTAAATATTTACTCCCGGAGGCAGTAGAAGATTATATCCACTGCCAGGGGTTGTACCGGCCCCGGGACTGTGGCATATAG
- a CDS encoding RNA recognition motif domain-containing protein — MRTLYVGNLPWATTEEELARAFAAHGEVLSARIITDRQTGRSRGFGFVEVNDADADRMIAAMNGAELGNRVLTVNEARARS, encoded by the coding sequence GTGCGTACCCTGTACGTGGGCAACCTTCCCTGGGCCACCACGGAGGAAGAACTGGCCAGGGCGTTTGCGGCCCACGGCGAAGTGTTGAGCGCGCGGATTATTACCGACCGCCAGACGGGCCGGTCCCGGGGTTTCGGTTTCGTGGAAGTTAACGATGCCGATGCCGACCGCATGATCGCCGCCATGAATGGCGCCGAACTTGGTAATCGCGTCTTAACCGTCAACGAAGCCCGGGCCCGCTCGTAA
- the yqeK gene encoding bis(5'-nucleosyl)-tetraphosphatase (symmetrical) YqeK, translating into MKKYLQLLAARLPAGRYRHSLGVADTAAGLAVKNGVDPEQARLAGLLHDYARDLPPEKLLDLAGAAGLITCDLERRLPVLLHGPVGALLLERELGITDKAILQAVARHTVGAPGMTTLDKIIYLADVIEPGRQFAGVQAIRKAAATDLEAALLKALEASIVYVLDKEQPLHPATVEARNYILLARGGY; encoded by the coding sequence GTGAAAAAGTACCTGCAGCTTCTAGCAGCACGGCTACCCGCTGGGCGTTACCGCCATAGCCTGGGTGTAGCTGATACCGCAGCCGGACTGGCAGTAAAAAATGGTGTTGACCCGGAACAGGCCCGCCTGGCGGGCCTGTTACATGATTACGCCCGGGATTTACCGCCGGAGAAACTCCTGGACCTGGCCGGGGCTGCCGGGCTCATAACCTGCGACCTGGAAAGGCGGCTACCCGTTTTACTCCATGGCCCCGTCGGAGCCCTGCTCCTGGAACGGGAGCTGGGGATAACCGATAAAGCCATTCTCCAGGCCGTGGCCCGGCATACGGTAGGGGCGCCGGGCATGACGACGCTGGATAAAATTATTTACCTGGCGGATGTTATTGAACCCGGGCGCCAGTTTGCCGGTGTCCAGGCTATTCGTAAAGCAGCGGCCACTGACCTGGAGGCGGCTTTGTTGAAGGCCTTGGAAGCCAGTATTGTTTACGTCCTGGATAAAGAACAGCCCCTCCACCCGGCCACGGTGGAGGCACGCAACTACATTTTACTGGCCAGGGGAGGTTATTGA
- the rsfS gene encoding ribosome silencing factor: protein MDAARVAELAARAVGEKKGLDPVILDLRGITLIADYFVIASGTSATQVQAIAGRVEELLEAAGVKLLHREGWDAARWILLDYGAVVVHIFQEEERRFYDLERLWRDARVIKIDAV, encoded by the coding sequence ATGGATGCAGCCCGGGTAGCTGAGCTGGCGGCCAGGGCGGTAGGAGAGAAGAAGGGACTGGATCCGGTCATCCTGGATCTCAGGGGGATTACCCTTATTGCCGATTACTTTGTTATTGCCAGCGGTACCTCGGCAACCCAGGTCCAGGCCATTGCCGGCCGGGTAGAGGAACTCCTGGAGGCAGCCGGGGTAAAGCTCTTGCACCGGGAAGGCTGGGACGCTGCTCGCTGGATCTTGCTTGATTATGGTGCGGTGGTGGTACATATCTTCCAGGAAGAAGAGCGCCGTTTCTATGACCTGGAGCGCCTCTGGCGGGATGCCAGGGTGATTAAAATAGATGCCGTCTAG
- the leuS gene encoding leucine--tRNA ligase — MEARYNFKEIEPKWQRRWEASDLYRVTEDSDKPKFYCLEMFPYPSGNLHMGHVRNYSIGDVVARFKRMQGYNVLHPMGWDAFGLPAENAAIHRGIPPAEWTWSNIANMRRQLHAMGISYDWDREVATCHPNYYRWTQWLFLQMYKHGLAYRKKAAVNWCPSCVTVLANEQVVDGACERCHTPVMRKDLEQWFFRITAYAERLLSDLQQLPGWPEKVKIMQENWIGRSTGAEVIFRVEGSDEEIPVFTTRPDTLYGVTYMVLAPEHPLVAKLAAGTPQEKEVAGFVQAARYLSDLDRTATEKEKEGVFTGAYAINPVNNERVPIWIANYVLMEYGTGAVMGVPAHDQRDFEFARKYNLPVEVVIQPQGQELDGATMTAAYVEDGIMVNSGPFNGLPNREGIGKVTAYLESTGKGKARVNYRLRDWLISRQRYWGAPIPIIYCDHCGLVPVPEEDLPVILPEGVEFKPTGESPLKNCPEFVNTTCPRCGGPAQRETDTMDTFVCSSWYFLRYTSPHSQERAFARDKVDYWMNVDQYIGGVEHAILHLMYARFFTKALYDFGLLGVEEPFQNLLTQGMVLKDGSKMSKSKGNVVSPEEIIERYGADTARLFILFAAPPERDLEWSDQGVEGCYRFLNRVWRLVAAYADAVRRDGGTPVVNAPADRELWRLLHATIKKVTEDIEQRFNFNTAISAIMELVNGCYRYQDTVAENEQNLPLMGEVLRKLVTLLAPFAPHIAEELWQGLGGRESVHLESWPAYDPAALVEEEVTLVVQINGKVRDRMQVPAGLPEEEVKKLVLKREKVASLLAGQQVVKVIVVPDKLVNVVARWAS, encoded by the coding sequence ATGGAAGCAAGGTATAATTTTAAGGAAATCGAACCTAAATGGCAGCGCCGCTGGGAAGCAAGCGACCTTTACCGGGTAACAGAAGATAGCGACAAGCCCAAGTTTTACTGCCTGGAGATGTTCCCCTATCCTTCCGGGAATTTACACATGGGTCATGTCCGTAATTATTCCATCGGCGATGTGGTAGCCCGCTTTAAACGCATGCAGGGCTACAATGTCCTCCATCCCATGGGCTGGGATGCCTTTGGCCTGCCGGCGGAAAACGCGGCCATCCACCGGGGGATTCCACCGGCGGAGTGGACCTGGAGCAATATCGCCAACATGCGCCGCCAGCTCCATGCCATGGGCATCAGCTACGACTGGGATCGGGAGGTGGCTACCTGCCACCCCAACTACTACCGTTGGACCCAGTGGCTCTTCCTGCAGATGTACAAGCACGGCCTGGCCTACCGCAAAAAGGCCGCCGTCAACTGGTGTCCTTCCTGCGTCACGGTGTTGGCCAACGAGCAGGTAGTTGACGGCGCCTGCGAGCGCTGTCATACCCCCGTTATGCGCAAAGACCTGGAGCAGTGGTTTTTCCGCATCACCGCTTATGCCGAGCGGCTTTTGAGCGACCTGCAGCAGCTGCCCGGCTGGCCGGAAAAAGTAAAGATCATGCAGGAAAACTGGATCGGCAGGAGCACCGGCGCGGAGGTTATTTTCCGGGTGGAAGGCAGCGATGAAGAAATACCGGTATTTACCACCCGTCCGGACACCCTCTACGGGGTTACCTATATGGTCCTGGCTCCCGAACATCCCCTGGTGGCGAAGCTGGCAGCGGGGACACCCCAGGAAAAGGAAGTAGCCGGCTTTGTCCAGGCAGCCCGCTATTTAAGCGACCTGGACCGGACTGCTACCGAGAAGGAAAAGGAAGGCGTTTTTACCGGGGCCTATGCCATCAACCCGGTCAATAACGAGCGGGTACCCATCTGGATCGCCAACTATGTCCTCATGGAATACGGTACCGGGGCGGTCATGGGGGTACCGGCCCATGACCAGCGGGACTTCGAATTTGCCCGCAAGTACAACCTGCCGGTCGAGGTGGTTATCCAGCCCCAAGGCCAGGAACTTGACGGCGCCACCATGACGGCCGCCTACGTCGAGGACGGCATCATGGTCAACTCCGGTCCCTTCAACGGCCTGCCCAACCGGGAGGGCATCGGCAAGGTAACTGCCTACCTGGAGAGCACTGGTAAAGGTAAGGCCCGGGTGAATTACCGCCTGCGGGACTGGCTGATTTCCCGCCAGCGTTACTGGGGCGCGCCCATACCCATAATTTACTGCGACCACTGCGGCCTGGTACCCGTGCCCGAAGAAGATCTGCCGGTCATCCTGCCCGAGGGGGTAGAGTTTAAACCGACAGGGGAATCGCCCTTAAAGAACTGCCCCGAGTTTGTCAACACCACCTGTCCCCGGTGCGGTGGCCCGGCGCAGCGGGAGACGGACACCATGGATACCTTTGTCTGCTCCTCCTGGTATTTCCTGCGCTACACCAGCCCCCACAGCCAGGAGCGGGCCTTTGCACGGGATAAAGTTGATTACTGGATGAATGTGGACCAGTATATCGGCGGGGTGGAGCACGCCATCCTGCACCTCATGTATGCCCGCTTCTTTACCAAGGCCCTGTACGACTTTGGCCTGTTGGGGGTGGAGGAGCCCTTCCAGAACCTGCTAACCCAGGGGATGGTCTTAAAGGACGGCAGCAAGATGTCCAAATCCAAGGGGAATGTTGTCAGCCCTGAAGAAATAATAGAGCGCTATGGCGCCGATACCGCCCGCCTCTTTATCCTCTTTGCTGCCCCTCCGGAGCGGGACCTGGAGTGGAGCGACCAGGGAGTGGAGGGCTGCTACCGCTTCTTAAACCGGGTCTGGCGCTTAGTGGCCGCTTACGCCGATGCCGTGCGCCGGGACGGCGGCACCCCCGTGGTGAACGCTCCCGCCGACCGTGAGCTCTGGCGGCTCCTCCATGCTACCATCAAAAAAGTTACCGAGGATATCGAGCAGCGCTTTAACTTTAATACGGCCATCAGTGCCATTATGGAGCTGGTCAACGGCTGTTACCGTTACCAGGACACCGTTGCTGAAAATGAACAAAACCTGCCGCTGATGGGTGAGGTTTTGCGGAAGCTGGTTACCCTGCTGGCCCCCTTTGCTCCCCACATTGCCGAGGAGCTCTGGCAGGGCCTGGGGGGCCGGGAAAGCGTCCACCTGGAATCCTGGCCTGCTTATGACCCCGCGGCCCTGGTGGAGGAAGAGGTAACCCTGGTGGTGCAGATCAACGGTAAAGTTAGGGACCGGATGCAGGTTCCGGCGGGGCTGCCGGAAGAAGAGGTTAAGAAGCTTGTTTTAAAAAGGGAAAAAGTGGCCAGCCTCCTTGCCGGCCAGCAGGTGGTGAAGGTCATCGTGGTGCCGGATAAGCTGGTCAATGTTGTAGCCCGCTGGGCGAGTTAA
- a CDS encoding sodium:proton antiporter translates to MALKRLLLLVLLVSGSFLSLSGVAWASGGNELGHLLPWWSVLPFVGMLLSIAIFPLVNSHWWEHNMGKVSAFWALVFFIPFLIAFGSGTAFFQALEVYLLDYLPFIILLFGLFVVSGGIILRGTLQGTPAVNVLLLLVGTALASWVGTTGASMLLIRPVIRANEWRRYKAHIIIFFIFLVSNIGGSLTPVGDPPLFLGYLRGVPFFWTMRLIVPMGFNVIILLALYYILDSYFYRKESVPELKNEREPLRVEGLHNLIYLGIILAAVITSGILAKNPAFADLKTGALYGITLYRHGEEAVVLPYTNIIRDLAILLAAFLSWKTTSMDIRKDNRFTWGPIKEVATLFAGIFMTMIPALAILHARGAELGLTHPAQFFWAAGALSSFLDNAPTYLVFLTTAASLGAASGVPTTLGIVAPKMLMAVSCGAVFMGANTYIGNAPNFMVRSIAEENNIRMPSFFGYMAWSAGILIPLFIMDTLIFFR, encoded by the coding sequence ATGGCTCTTAAACGACTTCTACTGTTAGTGCTGCTGGTGTCCGGCTCTTTTCTCTCCTTGAGCGGGGTGGCCTGGGCCTCTGGAGGAAATGAACTGGGCCATCTTTTACCCTGGTGGAGCGTATTGCCTTTTGTAGGCATGTTGCTGTCTATTGCTATCTTCCCGCTGGTTAACAGCCACTGGTGGGAGCACAACATGGGCAAGGTAAGCGCGTTCTGGGCCCTGGTTTTCTTTATTCCCTTCTTAATTGCCTTCGGCAGTGGGACCGCTTTCTTCCAGGCCCTGGAAGTATACTTGCTTGATTACCTTCCATTTATCATTCTTCTCTTCGGTTTGTTTGTAGTTTCGGGAGGAATTATCCTCCGCGGTACCCTGCAGGGGACCCCGGCCGTGAACGTATTGCTCCTGCTGGTAGGCACCGCCCTGGCCAGCTGGGTGGGAACGACGGGAGCCAGCATGCTCCTGATCCGGCCGGTGATCCGGGCCAACGAGTGGCGGCGTTACAAGGCCCATATAATTATCTTCTTTATCTTTCTTGTATCCAATATCGGCGGCTCCCTGACACCCGTGGGCGACCCGCCCCTGTTCCTCGGATATTTAAGGGGTGTACCCTTCTTCTGGACAATGCGATTAATTGTCCCTATGGGATTTAATGTAATTATTCTCCTGGCCTTGTATTATATCCTGGATAGTTACTTTTACCGTAAAGAAAGCGTCCCGGAACTGAAGAACGAGCGGGAACCCTTGCGTGTAGAGGGGTTACACAATCTTATTTATCTCGGCATCATTCTTGCTGCGGTTATTACCAGCGGCATCCTGGCCAAGAACCCCGCCTTCGCCGATCTGAAAACAGGCGCCCTCTATGGTATCACCCTGTACCGGCACGGGGAGGAAGCAGTGGTCTTGCCCTACACGAATATAATCCGCGACCTGGCCATTCTCCTGGCAGCCTTCCTGTCATGGAAAACTACTTCTATGGATATTCGTAAAGATAATCGTTTCACCTGGGGCCCCATCAAGGAAGTGGCCACCTTGTTTGCCGGTATCTTCATGACCATGATCCCGGCCCTGGCCATCCTCCACGCCCGCGGCGCTGAACTGGGCTTAACCCACCCGGCGCAATTTTTCTGGGCGGCAGGAGCCCTTTCCAGCTTCCTGGATAACGCTCCCACGTATCTGGTATTTTTGACCACCGCCGCCAGCCTGGGAGCCGCCAGCGGCGTGCCGACCACTCTGGGGATAGTGGCCCCCAAGATGTTAATGGCCGTATCCTGTGGAGCGGTGTTCATGGGGGCTAATACTTACATCGGCAATGCTCCCAACTTTATGGTGCGGTCCATAGCGGAGGAGAATAACATTCGCATGCCGAGCTTCTTCGGCTATATGGCCTGGTCGGCGGGTATTTTGATCCCCCTCTTTATCATGGACACTTTAATCTTTTTCCGCTGA